A window of the Microbacterium sp. LWH13-1.2 genome harbors these coding sequences:
- the rplD gene encoding 50S ribosomal protein L4, producing MADSTLALDVLKADGKKAGSIELPAELFDAKTNIPLIHQVVVAQLAAARQGTHSTKRRGEVSGAGRKPFKQKGTGNARQGSIRAPHMTGGGIVHGPKPRDYSQRTPKKMIAAALRGALSDRFRGDRIHAIESFGIDGTPSTKTAVNFLTNVVSSKNVLVVIERNDDVTLKSIRNLSNLHVLTFDQLNAYDVLVSDDIVFTQAALEGFIASKSGANQEVPA from the coding sequence ATGGCTGACTCCACTCTCGCGCTTGACGTCCTCAAGGCAGACGGCAAGAAGGCTGGCTCGATCGAGCTTCCCGCCGAACTGTTCGACGCCAAGACGAACATCCCGCTCATCCACCAGGTCGTCGTCGCGCAGCTCGCGGCGGCTCGCCAGGGAACCCACTCGACCAAGCGTCGCGGTGAGGTCTCGGGTGCCGGCCGCAAGCCCTTCAAGCAGAAGGGCACGGGTAACGCCCGTCAGGGCTCGATCCGCGCGCCGCACATGACCGGTGGTGGAATCGTGCACGGCCCCAAGCCGCGCGACTACTCGCAGCGCACCCCCAAGAAGATGATCGCCGCTGCCCTCCGTGGTGCACTGAGCGACCGCTTCCGCGGTGACCGCATCCACGCCATCGAGTCGTTCGGCATTGACGGCACGCCTTCGACCAAGACCGCGGTGAACTTCCTCACCAACGTCGTCTCGTCGAAGAACGTGCTCGTCGTCATCGAGCGCAACGACGACGTGACGCTGAAGAGCATCCGCAACCTGTCGAACCTGCACGTGCTGACGTTCGACCAGCTCAACGCATACGACGTGCTCGTCTCCGACGACATCGTCTTCACCCAGGCCGCGCTCGAGGGCTTCATCGCCTCCAAGTCCGGCGCCAACCAGGAGGTCCCCGCATGA
- the rpsS gene encoding 30S ribosomal protein S19 codes for MPRSLKKGPFVDDHLLRKVVVQNEAGTKNVIKTWSRRSMIIPAMLGHTIAVHDGRKHIPVFVSETMVGHKLGEFAPTRTFRGHEKDDKKGRRR; via the coding sequence ATGCCTCGCAGTCTTAAGAAGGGCCCCTTCGTCGACGATCACCTGCTTCGCAAGGTGGTCGTGCAGAACGAAGCCGGCACCAAGAACGTCATCAAGACCTGGTCTCGCCGGTCCATGATCATCCCGGCCATGCTGGGTCACACGATCGCGGTCCACGACGGTCGCAAGCACATCCCCGTGTTTGTGTCCGAGACCATGGTCGGCCACAAACTGGGCGAGTTCGCGCCCACCCGCACCTTCCGCGGCCACGAGAAGGACGACAAGAAGGGCCGCCGCCGCTGA
- the rpsJ gene encoding 30S ribosomal protein S10 — MAGQKIRIRLKSYDHEVIDTSARKIVDTVTRAGATVVGPVPLPTEKNVVCVIRSPHKYKDSREHFEMRTHKRLIDIVDPTPKAVDSLMRLDLPADVNIEIKL; from the coding sequence ATGGCGGGACAGAAGATCCGCATTCGCCTGAAGTCGTATGACCACGAGGTCATCGACACGTCCGCACGCAAGATCGTCGACACGGTGACCCGCGCGGGCGCCACGGTCGTCGGCCCCGTGCCCCTTCCGACCGAGAAGAACGTCGTGTGCGTCATCCGGTCGCCGCACAAGTACAAGGACAGCCGCGAGCACTTCGAGATGCGCACCCACAAGCGTCTGATCGACATCGTCGACCCGACGCCCAAGGCTGTCGACTCGCTGATGCGTCTCGACCTTCCTGCCGATGTCAACATCGAGATCAAGCTCTGA
- the rplC gene encoding 50S ribosomal protein L3, translating to MVDINSKISKGMLGTKLGMTQVWNESGKLVPVTVIELASNVVTQIRTPEKDGYNAVQIAYGQIDPRKVNKPLTAHFEAAGVTPRRHVTEIRTADAGDYSLGQELTVDGTFEAGQLVDVVGTSKGKGFAGVMKRHNFKGVSASHGSHRNHRKPGSIGASSTPSRVFKGMRMAGRMGGERVTVLNLTVHAVDIEKGLLLVKGAVPGARGRIVYVRNAVKGA from the coding sequence ATGGTTGACATCAACTCCAAGATTTCCAAGGGCATGCTGGGCACGAAGCTCGGTATGACCCAGGTCTGGAACGAGAGCGGCAAGCTCGTTCCCGTCACCGTCATCGAGCTCGCCTCGAACGTGGTCACGCAGATCCGTACCCCCGAGAAGGACGGCTACAACGCCGTGCAGATCGCGTACGGCCAGATCGACCCGCGCAAGGTGAACAAGCCGCTGACCGCTCACTTCGAGGCTGCAGGCGTCACGCCGCGTCGTCACGTCACCGAGATCCGCACCGCGGATGCCGGCGACTACTCGCTGGGCCAGGAGCTCACGGTCGACGGCACCTTCGAAGCAGGCCAGCTCGTCGACGTCGTCGGCACGAGCAAGGGCAAGGGCTTCGCCGGTGTCATGAAGCGTCACAACTTCAAGGGCGTCTCGGCTTCGCACGGTTCGCACCGCAACCACCGCAAGCCCGGCTCGATCGGCGCATCGTCGACCCCGAGCCGCGTCTTCAAGGGCATGCGCATGGCCGGCCGTATGGGTGGCGAGCGCGTGACCGTCCTCAACCTCACGGTGCACGCCGTCGACATCGAGAAGGGCCTGCTGCTCGTCAAGGGCGCCGTCCCCGGTGCTCGTGGCCGCATCGTCTACGTCCGCAACGCAGTGAAGGGTGCCTGA
- the rplV gene encoding 50S ribosomal protein L22, with protein sequence MVESIARVRHIRVTPQKARRVVALIKGKQAQEALAILKFAQQSASEPIYKLVASAMANAQVKADRDGEYLDEQDLYVANAYVDEGTTLKRFQPRAQGRAFQIKKRTSHITVVLSTPEAAPAAASDSNKKASK encoded by the coding sequence ATGGTGGAGTCCATCGCACGCGTGCGACACATCCGCGTGACCCCTCAGAAGGCTCGTCGTGTCGTCGCGCTCATCAAGGGCAAGCAGGCCCAGGAGGCTCTGGCGATCCTGAAGTTCGCACAGCAGAGCGCCAGTGAGCCGATCTACAAGCTTGTCGCGTCGGCCATGGCCAACGCGCAGGTCAAGGCGGATCGTGACGGCGAGTACCTCGACGAGCAGGACCTGTACGTGGCTAACGCCTACGTAGACGAGGGCACGACGCTCAAGCGTTTCCAGCCCCGTGCACAGGGTCGCGCTTTCCAGATCAAGAAGCGCACGAGCCACATCACGGTCGTGCTCTCGACGCCTGAGGCAGCTCCGGCTGCGGCAAGCGACAGCAACAAGAAGGCGAGCAAGTAA
- the rpsC gene encoding 30S ribosomal protein S3 — protein MGQKVNPYGFRLGITTDHVSRWFSDSTKPGQRYADYVAEDIKIRNLLKTQLDRAGVSNIEIERTRDRVRVDIHTARPGIVIGRRGAEAERIRGDLEKLSGKQIQLNILEVKNPEADAQLVAQGIAEQLSARVAFRRAMRKGLQGAQRAGAKGIRIQVSGRLGGAEMSRSEFYREGRVPLHTLRANIDYGFYEAKTTFGRIGVKVWIYKGDLTAKELAREQANAPKARRDDRGGDRRRAPRNEAPVAEGASA, from the coding sequence ATGGGACAGAAAGTAAACCCGTACGGCTTCCGCCTCGGCATCACGACTGACCATGTGTCGCGTTGGTTCTCGGACTCGACGAAGCCGGGTCAGCGTTACGCCGACTACGTCGCCGAGGACATCAAGATCCGCAACCTGCTGAAGACGCAGCTCGACCGCGCCGGTGTCTCGAACATCGAGATCGAGCGCACCCGTGACCGCGTCCGCGTCGACATCCACACCGCCCGTCCGGGCATCGTGATCGGTCGTCGTGGAGCCGAGGCCGAGCGCATCCGCGGCGACCTCGAGAAGCTCTCGGGCAAGCAGATCCAGCTGAACATCCTCGAGGTCAAGAACCCCGAGGCCGACGCTCAGCTCGTCGCACAGGGCATCGCCGAGCAGCTCTCTGCTCGTGTGGCGTTCCGTCGTGCGATGCGCAAGGGTCTCCAGGGCGCGCAGCGCGCTGGCGCCAAGGGCATCCGCATCCAGGTCTCCGGCCGCCTCGGCGGCGCCGAGATGAGCCGTTCGGAGTTCTACCGTGAGGGTCGTGTGCCGCTGCACACGCTGCGCGCGAACATCGACTACGGCTTCTACGAGGCGAAGACCACCTTCGGCCGCATCGGTGTGAAGGTCTGGATCTACAAGGGCGACCTGACGGCGAAGGAGCTCGCTCGCGAGCAGGCCAACGCCCCCAAGGCTCGTCGTGATGACCGTGGTGGCGACCGTCGTCGTGCACCGCGCAACGAGGCACCCGTCGCAGAAGGAGCGTCTGCCTGA
- the rplW gene encoding 50S ribosomal protein L23 produces the protein MSEQASVLQTALNKDPRDIILKPVVSEKSYGLIDEGKYTFLVDPRASKTEIKLAIEKIFGVKVAGVNTLNRVGKARRTRFGTGKRKDTKRAIVTLKSGTIDIFTAIG, from the coding sequence ATGAGCGAGCAGGCATCTGTTCTCCAGACGGCCCTGAACAAGGACCCGCGCGACATCATCCTGAAGCCGGTCGTGTCCGAGAAGAGCTACGGTCTCATCGACGAGGGTAAGTACACCTTCCTCGTGGACCCGCGCGCTTCGAAGACCGAGATCAAGCTCGCCATCGAGAAGATCTTCGGCGTCAAGGTCGCTGGGGTCAACACCCTCAACCGCGTCGGCAAGGCTCGTCGCACCCGCTTCGGCACGGGCAAGCGCAAGGACACCAAGCGCGCCATCGTGACCCTGAAGTCGGGCACCATCGACATCTTCACGGCAATCGGCTGA
- the rplB gene encoding 50S ribosomal protein L2, giving the protein MAIRKYKPTTPGRRGSSVADFAEITRSTPEKSLLRPLSKTGGRNNQGRITTRHIGGGHKRQYRVIDFRRNDKDGVDAKVAHIEYDPNRTARIALLHYFDGEKRYILAPAKLKQGDVIESGAGADIKPGNNLPLKNIPTGTVIHAIELRPGGGAKMARSAGASVRLVAKDGNFAQLRLPSGEIRNVDARCRATIGEVGNAEQSNINWGKAGRMRWKGVRPTVRGVAMNPVDHPHGGGEGKTSGGRHPVSPWGQAEGRTRHANKESDKYIVRRRNAGKKRK; this is encoded by the coding sequence ATGGCTATTCGCAAGTACAAGCCCACGACCCCGGGCCGTCGCGGCTCGTCGGTGGCTGACTTCGCCGAGATCACCCGATCGACGCCGGAGAAGTCGCTGCTGCGCCCGCTCTCGAAGACCGGTGGTCGCAACAACCAGGGCCGTATCACGACCCGTCACATCGGTGGTGGCCACAAGCGCCAGTACCGCGTCATCGACTTCCGTCGCAATGACAAGGACGGCGTGGACGCCAAGGTCGCTCACATCGAGTACGACCCCAACCGCACGGCACGCATCGCGCTGCTGCACTACTTCGACGGCGAGAAGCGCTACATCCTCGCGCCGGCGAAGCTCAAGCAGGGCGACGTCATCGAGTCGGGTGCAGGTGCCGACATCAAGCCGGGCAACAACCTCCCGCTGAAGAACATCCCGACGGGTACCGTCATCCACGCGATCGAGCTCCGTCCCGGTGGCGGCGCGAAGATGGCACGTTCGGCCGGTGCATCCGTCCGTCTCGTCGCCAAGGATGGCAACTTCGCTCAGCTGCGTCTGCCCTCGGGCGAGATCCGCAACGTCGATGCGCGCTGCCGCGCGACCATCGGCGAGGTCGGAAACGCCGAGCAGTCGAACATCAACTGGGGTAAGGCCGGCCGCATGCGCTGGAAGGGCGTCCGCCCGACCGTCCGTGGTGTCGCGATGAACCCGGTCGACCACCCGCACGGTGGTGGTGAGGGCAAGACGTCCGGTGGACGTCACCCCGTCTCCCCGTGGGGCCAGGCTGAGGGTCGCACCCGTCACGCCAACAAGGAAAGCGACAAGTACATCGTGCGTCGTCGTAACGCCGGCAAGAAGCGTAAGTAG